The Paramicrobacterium fandaimingii DNA segment CCGACGACGTTCTCGATCGCCTCGACGAGATCGTGCCTCCTGGCACCGACGTCGGCGCTCCCGACCAGGCGTCATACGTTCCGCCTGCATTGCAGCAGGCGACACTTCGGCGGCTGCCCGCCGACACGCGAGCCGCGGCGTGACGTGACAGGCGGCCACAAGCAGCACAGGCGAAAGGAAAGAAGCATCATGGCACATCTGCAGCATCCAGTGGAAAGCGGATTTTCCGCATCATCGACGGTCGACGAGGTACTAGAGGGAGTCGATCTCTCCGGCAGAAACGTGGTGATCACAGGCGGGCACTCCGGCCTCGGCCTCGTGATGACGCGAGCACTGTCGGCCGCCGGAGCGTCAGTGACCGTCGGATCGCGAAACACCGAGCGAGCCGAGGCAGCCGTCGCCGGGCTCGAGCGCGTCGAGGTCAGCCAGCTTGACCTGCTCGATCCGGAGTCGATCGAGGCATTCTCGCAGCGCTGGCTCGACTCCGGGCGCCCACTCCACATTCTGATCAATAACGCCGGGTACCCCGCTTCCGCCGAGATCGAGCGAGACGCGCGCGGGTGCGAAGCACAGTTTGCGACGAACCACCTCGGCCACTTTCAGCTGACCAGGAGCCTCTACCCTGCGCTGAAAGCTGCGGGAGGAGCGCGCGTCGTCAGCACAACGTCTGGCGCCCAGAGAATGTCGGACATCCTCTGGGACGACCCGCACTTCCACGAGCGCACCTACGACACGGGCCTCGCATACGCGCAGTCGAAGACGGCAAACGTGCTGTTCGCCGTGGAGCTGGACCGCCGGTCGCGCGACGATGACATTCGCGCCTTCGCTGCGCACCCGGGCGTCATCGCCAGTACGGCGTTCAACGGCGCAGTCGGAACGGATGTGCAGCGCCAGATGGGGCTGATCGACGAAGACGGGAACGCGATCATCGACCCGGAGCACGGTAAGAAAACTCCGGAGCAGGGCGCTGCCACAATCGTGTTCGGCGCCACAAGCCCGATGCTTGAAGGGCTCGGTGGCGTCTACCTCAACAACAGCGACGTGTCGCAGCTGAACGATGATCAGCCACCGGTGACGGCAGACGAGATTCCCGCCGACGTCGTCTCTCACTCCATCGACCCGGAATCCGCCCGGCGACTCTGGAGCATGAGCGAGCAGCTGCTCGCAGACTCGTCTCAGCGAGACTGAAGGGAGCGCACGTCGCGAAGTGCGGCGAAGTGCTGCTCTGTCTGCGTGATCATGTTCTGCCGTTGCTGCGGGG contains these protein-coding regions:
- a CDS encoding SDR family NAD(P)-dependent oxidoreductase — translated: MAHLQHPVESGFSASSTVDEVLEGVDLSGRNVVITGGHSGLGLVMTRALSAAGASVTVGSRNTERAEAAVAGLERVEVSQLDLLDPESIEAFSQRWLDSGRPLHILINNAGYPASAEIERDARGCEAQFATNHLGHFQLTRSLYPALKAAGGARVVSTTSGAQRMSDILWDDPHFHERTYDTGLAYAQSKTANVLFAVELDRRSRDDDIRAFAAHPGVIASTAFNGAVGTDVQRQMGLIDEDGNAIIDPEHGKKTPEQGAATIVFGATSPMLEGLGGVYLNNSDVSQLNDDQPPVTADEIPADVVSHSIDPESARRLWSMSEQLLADSSQRD